From a region of the Solanum stenotomum isolate F172 chromosome 2, ASM1918654v1, whole genome shotgun sequence genome:
- the LOC125855681 gene encoding UDP-glycosyltransferase 92A1-like translates to MSGHQEHIVILPFLALGHMIPFIALAKKIQQRTNYKITIVSTPLNVKYQDSTNSNNISLVSLPYNSSEHGLPPNTENTEALPLEQMVTIFNSTLSLKEPLKKLILEIIETDGKPPLCIVSDTFMGFASEVARSCGTFNVSFTTAGAYGTAAYVSLWLNLPHLLAIDGVFKMPGFDDSCCFFSVDQLHPFMKLANGDDPWSKVFKSLLLPSFDSLGFLCNSVEDIEPMGVKAVKNLTKLPVWCIGPLLPQCTLKKSEKDSIFESKSGKEHGLSPEECISWLNEHPERSVLYISFGSQNTISTSQMMALAMGLEESERPFIWVVRPPIGFDIKGEFRSEWLPKGFQERVSKSQKGLLVKSWAPQLQILSHSSTGAFL, encoded by the exons atgagtggCCATCAAGAACATATAGTAATCCTTCCATTTCTAGCACTTGGCCATATGATACCTTTCATAGCCTTAGCCAAAAAAATCCAACAAAGAACTAACTACAAAATCACTATTGTTAGTACCCCTTTAAATGTCAAATATCAAGATTCAACTAATTCAAATAACATTTCATTAGTTTCACTTCCTTATAATAGTAGTGAACATGGTTTACCACCAAATACAGAGAACACAGAGGCCTTACCATTAGAACAAATGGTAACAATTTTCAACTCAACATTATCTCTTAAAGAGCCACTCAAaaaattgattcttgaaattattgaaaCAGATGGTAAGCCCCCACTTTGTATAGTTTCTGATACATTTATGGGATTTGCTAGTGAAGTTGCAAGATCTTGTGGAACTTTTAATGTGAGTTTTACTACTGCTGGTGCTTATGGAACTGCAGCTTATGTGTCACTATGGTTAAATCTTCCTCATTTGTTAGCTATTGATGGGGTTTTCAAAATGCCTGGTTTTGATGATTCTTGTTGTTTTTTCTCTGTTGATCAACTTCATCCATTTATGAAATTAGCTAATGGGGATGACCCTTGGTCTAAAGTGTTCAAATCTTTGTTATTACCTTCTTTTGATTCTTTAGGGTTTTTGTGTAATAGTGTTGAGGATATTGAACCTATGGGGGTTAAGGCTGTCAAGAATCTTACTAAACTTCCTGTTTGGTGTATTGGACCTTTGCTTCCTCAATGTACGCTcaagaaaagtgaaaaagattcaatctttgaATCAAAAAGTg GTAAAGAACATGGATTGTCACCAGAAGAATGTATTTCTTGGTTGAATGAACATCCTGAAAGATCTGTTCTTTACATATCTTTTGGTTCACAAAACACAATTAGTACATCACAAATGATGGCATTGGCTATGGGGTTGGAAGAAAGTGAAAGGCCATTTATTTGGGTGGTTAGGCCACCTATTGGTTTTGACATAAAAGGTGAGTTTAGATCTGAATGGTTACCAAAAGGGTTTCAAGAAAGAGTGTCAAAGAGTCAAAAAGGTCTACTAGTGAAATCTTGGGCACCCCAATTGCAAATCTTGAGTCATAGTTCAACGGGTGCGTTCTTG